One Anaerobiospirillum thomasii DNA segment encodes these proteins:
- a CDS encoding phosphotriesterase family protein, with protein sequence MKDCVQTVTGKVKNDSLGICLVHEHFFNDLSGCVDEPFYPYSKFIADKKVSPDIAYGLRYDPYCNKDNMSEKDVADVCDEVEKFIEIGGRTIVEATGSASIGRNIKKIHEVAVAKNINVIASTGYYLSKFETEEKLLRKPEIIAKEYDNDLNIGIDGTDIKAGLIGELGVSPRFTPGEKNNLRAGAIAQQLNPSVSVNIHMPGWMRFGDEVLDIMIDEMGANPEKISLAHSDPSGEDFDYQKRLLDRGIYIEFDMIAQDISFPKEGVGPSVPETVNNVYNLIKQGYEDQIVLSHDVFLKQMWTKNGGNGFIFVPTVFVSLLMQKGVSLATVDKLLRLNPAKLLA encoded by the coding sequence ATGAAAGATTGCGTACAAACTGTTACAGGAAAGGTAAAAAATGACAGTCTTGGTATCTGTCTGGTTCATGAGCACTTTTTCAATGACTTGTCAGGATGTGTAGATGAGCCTTTCTACCCATATTCAAAGTTTATTGCCGACAAAAAGGTAAGTCCTGATATTGCCTACGGATTACGTTATGATCCTTACTGCAATAAAGACAATATGTCTGAAAAGGATGTTGCTGACGTCTGTGATGAAGTTGAAAAGTTCATTGAAATTGGAGGCAGAACAATTGTCGAGGCAACAGGATCTGCCTCTATTGGCCGCAATATTAAGAAAATTCACGAAGTTGCTGTAGCTAAAAACATTAATGTTATAGCCTCAACCGGATATTATCTATCTAAGTTTGAGACAGAGGAAAAACTTCTGCGTAAGCCTGAGATTATTGCCAAGGAATACGATAATGATCTTAATATAGGTATAGATGGCACTGACATTAAAGCCGGTCTTATTGGTGAGCTTGGTGTATCTCCAAGATTTACACCAGGTGAAAAGAATAATTTAAGAGCCGGTGCAATTGCTCAGCAATTAAATCCAAGTGTCAGTGTTAATATTCATATGCCAGGCTGGATGCGTTTTGGCGATGAAGTGCTTGACATTATGATCGACGAAATGGGGGCCAATCCTGAAAAAATATCTTTAGCTCATTCTGATCCTTCAGGAGAGGACTTTGATTATCAGAAGAGGCTTTTAGATAGAGGCATTTATATAGAGTTTGATATGATTGCCCAGGACATATCCTTCCCTAAAGAGGGAGTTGGTCCTAGTGTGCCTGAGACTGTAAACAATGTATACAATCTTATAAAGCAGGGATATGAAGATCAGATTGTTCTGTCACATGATGTGTTTTTAAAACAGATGTGGACTAAAAACGGTGGCAATGGCTTTATATTTGTGCCAACTGTCTTTGTATCACTCTTAATGCAAAAGGGAGTAAGCCTGGCAACTGTTGACAAGCTCTTAAGGCTAAATCCTGCCAAACTGCTTGCATAA
- a CDS encoding DMT family transporter, with translation MNKVSVPLFMLATVLAGMLSPMQSAVNGQLGKFLGDGNACAVISFASGLVVMFFIIIARKSTREQFASIPRLIKNRTIPLWNWFAGLCGAMVVFSEGASASDLGVATFQTALISALILSGLLCDRFGIGVKEKKPFTFQRITGALLAIVATVFVVMPQWESPHLLILAILPFLAGLLAGWQPAGNSAVGEATGSMLVSITWNFIVGFTVLSIALAIRMALGYVSFDLPTEWWMYLGGPLGLASIALMAILVRGIGLLLLGVASTAGQLLGSVLIDLAIPALGNTVYFLTIVGTLFALAGAIVTAIPSKSERQSAN, from the coding sequence ATGAATAAAGTATCTGTTCCTTTGTTCATGCTGGCAACTGTGCTGGCAGGTATGCTGTCTCCAATGCAGTCAGCTGTAAACGGCCAGCTAGGTAAATTTTTAGGTGACGGCAACGCCTGTGCTGTTATTTCATTTGCCAGCGGTCTTGTAGTAATGTTTTTCATTATTATTGCAAGAAAATCTACAAGAGAGCAATTTGCTTCTATTCCACGTCTGATAAAAAACAGAACCATTCCTCTGTGGAACTGGTTTGCAGGTCTGTGCGGAGCCATGGTGGTTTTCTCAGAGGGTGCATCAGCAAGTGATCTTGGTGTGGCAACCTTCCAGACTGCTTTAATTTCAGCACTGATTTTATCAGGTCTGCTGTGTGACAGATTTGGTATTGGCGTTAAGGAGAAAAAGCCTTTTACCTTCCAGCGTATTACAGGTGCTCTTTTAGCTATCGTTGCAACAGTCTTTGTAGTAATGCCACAGTGGGAGTCACCACATCTGTTAATCCTTGCCATTCTTCCATTTCTGGCAGGTCTGCTTGCAGGCTGGCAGCCAGCTGGTAACTCAGCTGTAGGCGAGGCTACAGGCTCTATGTTGGTATCCATCACCTGGAACTTTATTGTCGGCTTCACCGTTTTATCTATTGCTCTGGCAATACGTATGGCCTTAGGTTATGTAAGCTTTGATCTGCCAACTGAGTGGTGGATGTACCTTGGTGGCCCATTAGGTCTGGCCTCTATTGCTCTGATGGCTATTCTGGTAAGAGGTATTGGTCTGTTACTGCTGGGCGTTGCATCAACTGCAGGTCAGTTATTAGGCTCTGTGCTTATTGATCTTGCCATTCCTGCTCTTGGCAACACAGTGTACTTCTTAACCATTGTTGGTACCTTATTTGCTCTTGCCGGTGCTATTGTTACAGCAATTCCATCTAAGTCAGAGCGTCAGAGCGCCAACTAA
- a CDS encoding glutamine amidotransferase, translating to MKILLIGESWSIHMIHSKGFDSFTSTKYEEGATYLISQLRAKDIEVDYFPAHQIQTGFDVNFDNYDAVIISDIGSNTFLLQNSTFYNLKTVPNALVKLKDYVANGGGFMMIGGYLSFMGIEGKANYKNTVLDEVFPVEMLDGDDRVEVPEGIRASYTDPEHETVKGFEGEPLFLGYNRVKARQGAQTVMSVGDDPLLVFGTYKKGKTACFMSDCSPHWGCHEFMNWKHYTDLWVNSLKHIAKK from the coding sequence ATGAAAATTTTATTAATAGGTGAGTCCTGGAGCATTCATATGATTCACTCTAAGGGCTTTGACAGTTTTACCTCAACTAAGTATGAAGAAGGTGCTACCTATCTGATTTCACAGTTACGTGCCAAAGACATTGAAGTTGATTATTTTCCCGCTCATCAAATTCAAACTGGCTTTGACGTAAATTTTGATAACTACGATGCAGTAATTATCAGTGATATCGGCAGTAACACCTTCTTATTACAGAATAGCACATTCTATAACCTAAAAACTGTGCCAAATGCCTTAGTTAAGCTAAAAGACTATGTAGCAAACGGCGGTGGCTTTATGATGATTGGCGGCTACCTGTCATTTATGGGTATTGAAGGTAAAGCTAATTATAAAAATACAGTTTTAGATGAAGTCTTCCCTGTTGAAATGCTAGATGGAGATGATCGTGTTGAAGTGCCTGAGGGAATCAGAGCAAGCTATACAGATCCAGAGCATGAAACTGTAAAGGGTTTTGAAGGCGAGCCATTATTCTTAGGCTACAACAGAGTAAAAGCCCGTCAGGGAGCTCAAACTGTTATGTCTGTAGGTGATGATCCTCTTTTAGTCTTTGGTACATATAAGAAAGGCAAGACTGCCTGTTTCATGTCTGACTGCTCTCCACACTGGGGTTGTCATGAATTCATGAACTGGAAGCACTATACCGATCTCTGGGTAAATTCATTAAAACATATTGCCAAAAAATAA
- a CDS encoding helix-turn-helix domain-containing protein has translation MLNLGGWRDEDHAVCQDKVLNDEIIAKVNEKNIFIYYDIFYIHFGVVKWFDDKIIIIGPFTDFDLSPGAVRAFSIKHNTNLKPISKYDFVKLAAVLIQINFLVTGEELMVNDVIGTLEVKDRLNHEINNQIENVLKRHIEISAPHNDGSWEVIRRKCIMQADVKGLNRHINAPFSGKRGVIANNPIRNLKNLAIVDVTVSSRAALDAGLDSETVYTISDGYILQIEECKTQSDIESIANLAANEFCQLVKKIKDSGVKFSINTPEVLVNAYNYILRNLNQKLNVTEIAHKVGISHDYLEKLFKRELGSTVGNFILSSRVKNSQNLLKNSNMSISEIAMVMGFSSSSHYIKAYKSIFNITPSKHRIRFKNRYLPDEIK, from the coding sequence TTGTTGAATTTAGGTGGATGGCGCGATGAGGATCATGCTGTCTGTCAGGATAAAGTCCTAAACGATGAGATCATCGCCAAGGTTAACGAGAAAAATATTTTTATATACTACGATATTTTTTATATCCACTTTGGCGTGGTTAAGTGGTTTGACGACAAGATTATAATCATAGGTCCATTTACAGATTTTGACTTATCACCAGGCGCCGTCAGAGCCTTTTCCATCAAGCACAATACCAATTTAAAACCAATATCCAAATATGACTTTGTAAAGCTTGCTGCTGTGCTGATTCAGATAAACTTTCTTGTCACAGGAGAGGAGCTTATGGTAAATGATGTAATTGGCACTCTTGAGGTTAAAGACAGACTCAATCATGAAATTAATAATCAGATAGAAAATGTTTTAAAACGCCATATTGAAATAAGCGCTCCGCATAATGACGGATCATGGGAGGTTATACGCAGAAAGTGCATTATGCAGGCTGATGTTAAAGGGCTAAACCGCCATATAAATGCACCATTTTCAGGTAAAAGAGGCGTTATTGCCAATAATCCTATAAGAAATCTTAAAAATCTGGCTATTGTCGATGTTACTGTTTCATCACGCGCAGCTTTAGATGCCGGCCTTGATTCTGAAACAGTCTATACCATATCAGATGGCTATATTCTACAGATTGAAGAATGTAAGACACAAAGTGACATTGAATCAATTGCCAATCTGGCGGCCAATGAGTTTTGCCAGCTGGTCAAAAAGATCAAGGACAGTGGCGTGAAGTTTTCTATCAATACGCCAGAGGTGCTAGTTAATGCCTATAACTACATATTAAGAAATCTCAATCAGAAACTCAATGTAACTGAGATAGCTCACAAGGTAGGCATCAGCCATGATTATCTTGAAAAACTATTTAAAAGAGAACTTGGCAGCACTGTGGGCAACTTTATTCTCTCATCTCGTGTTAAAAACAGTCAGAATCTGCTTAAAAACTCGAATATGTCTATATCTGAAATAGCCATGGTCATGGGTTTTTCAAGCTCAAGTCATTATATAAAAGCCTATAAAAGCATTTTTAATATAACACCATCAAAACACAGAATAAGATTTAAGAACAGATATTTACCCGATGAAATTAAATAG